In a genomic window of Helianthus annuus cultivar XRQ/B chromosome 10, HanXRQr2.0-SUNRISE, whole genome shotgun sequence:
- the LOC110886049 gene encoding ribosome biogenesis protein BRX1 homolog 2, protein MGKKRKHSDVEVPAVKKDETAPERPKRTLLGWKDKPETQQESTGFRNREKVLVTCSRRINYRYRHLMLNLVSVLPHCKKDNKVESKATKGATLNELVELKSCSSCLFFECRKHKDLYLWMSKCPNGPSVKFLVNAVHTMEELKLTGNHLKGSRPLLTFSSNFDKDPHWKLLKEMITQIFGTPKEHRKSKPYHDHVFVFSIVDDHIWFRNYQISCPHTGADKIDRGGLEKMTLIEVGPRFCLNPIKIFGGSFGGPTLYENPFYVSPNQIRSLEKRQKAGKYAKKVKAKTRRKMHEMTNPLETDEFADMWKE, encoded by the exons ATGGGGAAGAAGCGAAAACACAGTGACGTAGAGGTACCGGCGGTGAAGAAGGATGAAACGGCACCGGAGAGACCCAAACGGACTCTTCTGGGTTGGAAAGATAAACCAGAAACCCAACAAGAATCTACAGGATTCAGAAACAGAGAGAAAGTTCTCGTCACCTGCTCCCGTCGCATCAATTACAG GTACCGGCATTTGATGTTGAATTTGGTGTCTGTTTTGCCACACTGCAAAAAGGATAACAAAGTTGAGTCAAAGGCTACTAAAGGAGCTACTTTGAATGAGTTGGTTGAGCTTAAGAGTTGCTCTTCTTGTTTGTTCTTTGAG TGTAGGAAGCATAAAGATCTTTACTTGTGGATGTCTAAGTGCCCTAATGGTCCATCAGTAAAGTTTTTAGTTAATGCAG TTCACACAATGGAAGAGTTAAAGCTCACTGGAAATCATCTTAAAGGCTCCCGTCCTCTACTCACATTTTCATCAAATTTTGATAAAGATCCGCACTGGAAACTTTTGAAAGAAATGATTACACAG atatttGGAACCCCCAAGGAACACAGGAAATCAAAGCCCTATCATGACCATGTCTTCGTGTTCTCAATCGTTGATGACCACATATGGTTCCGTAACTACCAG ATTTCATGCCCTCATACTGGAGCAGATAAAATTGATCGAGGCGGCTTGGAAAAGATGACCTTAATTGAG GTTGGTCCAAGGTTTTGTTTAAATCCAATAAAGATATTTGGCGGTAGCTTTGGAGGTCCGACTCTGTATGAGAATCCCTTCTATGTTTCGCCAAATCAG ATACGTTCATTGGAGAAAAGACAAAAGGCTGGCAAGTATGCGAAGAAGGTTAAAGCAAAGACTAGAAGAAAAATGCATGAGATGACAAACCCGTTGGAGACCGATGAGTTTGCAGACATGTGGAAGGAATGA